The DNA window AACCCGTTCTGGGTTAGGAAAGGTTGAGCTTGTTTGCTTTAACCAGACAGAGGGAAGAGTTGTTTTCCGGTGCTATGAGTCTTTTCAGGTCGCGGCTGTGGAAAGCCAGATTCGGTTATACCGGACACCTAGGGTGGTTTGTGATCTTTTGCGCGGCACCTTTGCTGCTTATATAACTGTCCTACTTGGTAGAGAAATGATTTGTGAGGAGATGCAGTGCCAATCAATGAAAAGTCAGTACTGTGAATTTCTGGTTCTCCCCATCGCGATCTAGAATCTTAAAAGGAGTGTTATTTAGGTTGTCTAAGAAAAAGAATTTAGTAGAGTTGTCTCCTTACAATAAAAATATTACCGATGCTGTGGTCAGGATTGATTTGATTACATACTTTAACGCCAACCCTCATGCGCGGGATACGATTAACGGCCTGGCGATGCGAATCAATAGAACACCCGAGCAAGTAGAACGGGCCATTGGTAAGCTTCTAGAGATGGGGGTTCTTGTTAAAAACGGTGGAGACAAAGCTATTTACCGTTTGAAGTACTCCTACGTCAGTTTGGATGAGTTGAGCTTAAAGAATAAGTAGGTGATGAGAAAGATGCCGCTTTTTAACCTTAGTCTCACGGAAGCATTGTCCATCTCTCCTCTTTTTTTAGATCTCCTACCGGTAGGAGTTTTGATATTTGATCCTGACGGTTCCTTAAGAGTATCTAATAAAGCGCTGAAAGACATTGCCGGTTATCCTAGAGAAGAAAGCCAGCTCTATAAAAAAATCTTGGAAGCCATTAAAGAGCAAAGGGAATTGCAAGAAATTGAGATTTGTGATAAAACCTGGGATGGAAAGAAAGTTATTCTATCGGTAAGTACATACATGCTACCCCAAAGTGAAAGCGAGTACGGCCTGCTAGCTGTGGTTCAGAATATTACCGCATTCAGAGAGCTCGAAAACGCGGTTCTTCAGGTAGAAAAGCTAGCTATACTAGGACAGTTAGCGGCGGGATGTGCTCACGAAATTCGTAACCCTTTAACAGCGATCAAAGGCTTTATCCAATTATTAAAGAATCAATTGATTGGCTCTCCTAAAGAGGCTTATATCGAAATTCTTATGGCAGAAATTGAGAGGATCAACACTATCCTGGAAGATTTTTTGCATCTCGCTAAACCATCCAGAACCAGAAGAACTATTAACTCATATGAGGAGATTATTCTAGAGATAAAAAGACTGTTCGAAAGCGAGGCCGTGTTGAAAAATATCCAGGTTATGTGTTGCATAGAACCTGATTTACCTTTGGTTAAGTTGGACCGGGAACAAATCAAGCAGGTCTTGATAAATGTCGTTAAAAATGCTTTTGAGGCGATGCCTGATGGAGGAAGGTTGGAAATTAAGGTTAATTACAACAGAGAGAACAATTTAGTGAGGACTAGAATTAAAGATACCGGCGAAGGGATAGGCCAAGAGAGTTTGAACAAGATATTTGACACTTTTTTTACTACTAAAAAGGGCGGCATTGGTTTGGGGTTAGGGATGAGCAAGCAGATTATTAAAAAACATGGGGGAAAATACAGGTAGAAAGTGAACCAGGTAAAGGAACGGTTGTAACTATAGACCTACCCGGGTATATTTAAGGCCCCATTTGAAGCTCTTTGTTTTTGAACAATATTTTTTCACATGCCAACATAAATTCTAATCTCTGACCATAAATATGTAAATATGATTAATAGGTTGTCTACATTTATGGTGCAGGGAGGTAAACGAGTTGTGGAAGATATTCGACCGCTGGCGAAATTGGGGATTGTGGATTGGGCTGCTGGCTATTCTGGGTTTAATGGCCTGGGCAGTTTCATTTACACCGCCGTGGCTTCAGAACAACCAGCGGCCATTTCGCTTTGGTTTAGTAGCCAACGTTTCTTCCCTGGACCCGGCGCACCTTTACCTGGCTGGTAATCTTACCATGGGGATTAATTTGTATGATGGCCTGATTTGCTATAACCCGGAGACCCTGAAACCGGAGCCGAATCTGGCCAAATCCTGGCAGATTTCGCCTGACGGCAAGGTGTATCAGTTTGAACTTCGCCAGGGGATTAAATTTCATAATGGACGCGAAGTCACGGCGGCAGATGTCAAGTATTCATGGGAACGGATTCTTGACCCGGCTACCCGGGCGGATTCGGCTTTTCTTCTACTGCCCATCCAGGGAGCCAGGGAGGTCATCGAGGGAAAAGCCAAACAGGTTAGCGGGATTACGGTCATTGACGACTACCACCTCCAGGTTGTCTTGGAGCAGCCGGATGCCTCTTTTATCTCCCGATTAGGGCAGCCGCCCTTTTTCATCGTCGACCGGAACGTCACCGAAAAGGAAGGCAAAGAATACGGGACCAGTAATGGTTCGGTGGTTGGTACTGGCCCCTTTAAGGTAAAAGAGTGGGTGAGTGGCGAGCGGGTTGTGATCGAACGCAATCCTGCCTACTTTGGCCCTAAGGCTAATCTGAATGAAGTGCAGTTTATCTTCCTCAAGAACGCTCGAGACGGA is part of the Bacillota bacterium genome and encodes:
- a CDS encoding PAS domain-containing sensor histidine kinase, producing the protein MPLFNLSLTEALSISPLFLDLLPVGVLIFDPDGSLRVSNKALKDIAGYPREESQLYKKILEAIKEQRELQEIEICDKTWDGKKVILSVSTYMLPQSESEYGLLAVVQNITAFRELENAVLQVEKLAILGQLAAGCAHEIRNPLTAIKGFIQLLKNQLIGSPKEAYIEILMAEIERINTILEDFLHLAKPSRTRRTINSYEEIILEIKRLFESEAVLKNIQVMCCIEPDLPLVKLDREQIKQVLINVVKNAFEAMPDGGRLEIKVNYNRENNLVRTRIKDTGEGIGQESLNKIFDTFFTTKKGGIGLGLGMSKQIIKKHGGKYR